GTTATAACTGAGTAGAGGATTCATAGGACCCAGAAGTAGGAAATGATGGGAAGGAAGAGCTTCATACCCTCCAGGTAAGTAAAATCCCTTTTATCACCTTTCTTCTTtactttgtatttcccttatCTATGATGTGCAGATTAGAATAGCTAACATTTCTTCTGGATCAGACACTATGCTTAAGCTATATAtgcatttgctattttaattctCACACCAATTCTATGAGGCAGAAACTATTTAtccctcttttacagatgaggacaatGATTAAATAGCTAAACTTACTTGGTAGCTGGCACTGGTGTGCCTGGAGGTTGAAAAATAAGCTCCATGTGATGGGAGTTTGTGCTTTTAACCAGTATTCTATGCTAGAATAGGTAGTCTGAAGCCAGACCATCTAGAAAGATTTATAAACTAGTAACttgtctcctttctccctctttctctccttcctacaAAGTTTACTGAATACCTAACATATATGCCCAGCCCAGGGTCAAGTCTTAAGGAATAGTCAGTCTCTGCATTTAAGTGACACACAATATATTGAGGGAGTCACACAAGTAATCTAAAAGCcagagattttaaatattatgatagAAATAAACAGAGGACATCTAAAAGGGTCAGGAAATGTCTCTACTGTGGACTTTTAGAAAGCCACCTCTTTCAAGAAATGTCTGTGAACAAATTTTTTCAGTGAGTCAGCATATAATCATTCATTGAAATTTAGCATTTGGTTAAGCCTAAACCCTCATCAATTAGATTTTGCATCCATCCTTGTCCTACTACAGGTTAAAAGATACTAACGTATTCCAGTTTGTGGATTAATCCAAGTCTAGGCCCAACGCCACATAGCAGGGTGACAGTGTGGGAGGGACAGTGAGACAAAGGATCCTACTTAGTCCCAGACTCTGGCAAGAGAAATGGTAGAGTTTGAATATGTTTTTCCACAATCTGCTCCATTTTCTGAGCTTGTGCCTAGCCTATAGCAGAAACTACTATTCAGTAATAAGGCCAATGGGTCTCCCAGGAACACAGACATCAGGATTCCACTAACTTACTGGTGTCTATCTTGGTTAATTAAGTTTTGTTTGGggttaattaaaatagaaattcatatcccagaaatattaaaataatgaagaagatCCCAAAGCTATGatcaatatttcttaaataaattacaaTGGAAATCACAATTTTATGATATAAAGTAGTGCAGGCTAAGAGAATGTATCAAGGTTGAATCTGTGTTTCATCAATGACTAGATACACAACTATAGATAAAGTTAGTTTGCCTGTCtgagttttattctttatgtGAATAATGGGAATAATTCTACATGCTTCATATAATTACAAGAAACAAATTAGTATGATTAAGCATTTAGACCTGAGCCTAATCCCCAGTACAGCAGTGTGTGATAGAAACATTATATAAGCCACactatcattttaaatgttttggtaGCCAcataaaagagcaaaacaaattgGTGGagctaattttaataatatttaatattttatttaaccaaatatatccaaaattttattatatcaaaatatttacattgctttagttttttttaatttaaatttaaataaaattgagactTCAGTTTCTTAGTCCTACTACCCACATTTCAAGGGCACAATAACCACAGTGAACTACCCTAGCATATGGAGCAGACATTGTAAGCACTGTAAGGAGAGATGGGAACAAAATATGGCTCCAGCAAACCAGGAATGGGTTGATAACAAGAAACTCCTAGTAATTTTGTTAGATATGACCACACTTTttgttcatataaaaaaaaaattctcagaaatacTGAATGAAGCCTGAGGGGTTGAAATGGCATAGTGACTGGGAATTGCATTAAAATactctggcaaaaaaaaaacaaaaaaaaagaaaaaagggatggATGACACAAATGTAGTAAAACATTGATCATTTTTTAATCTGAGTAATCAATATATGAGAGCTTATACTACTATCATCtccatttttgtatatatttgaagttttttGCTATAAAATGTGTTAAGGGCAGTAATCTAGTTGGAAAATGAAAGGGCATAGTTCAGTGGGTCCTTACCATATGCTGGGCTAGGTTTGGTATATAAAATAACCCTTTGAAGTAGTCAGGAGTGTTTCCATTTGAAGGATAAAGAAATCGAGATTTAAATGAATTGTCAAACTAATGAAAGTACTATTTGTATTCAGGCAATACAAAGACAAAGATACACACTATCTCCCACCTTCACACATCTTTTGGTTCAAAAGAATATACAGgcaatgaaacaaagaaattacATTCAATAACAATGATTCACTGTATTGAAATGGTCATCCCAAAGTCCATGACATAAAGCTAAAGTGGAGGAGACCCTGTTGTTCATGTAGACCCTAGTGCTCAGTTTATCAATGGCCAGAGAAACTGGTTCTCTATCAATGTAAATAACTTGCCCCAGAACTCACAGGTGGtcattgttaatatttaaaagatctaAACCGGGTCGCCTgggctggctcagcagttaagatCTAAAccggtctgcctttggctcagggtgtgatcccggagttctggaatcgagtcccacatcgggctacctgcatggagcctgcttctccctctacctaagtctctgcctctctctctgtgtctctcatgaataaataaataaataaataaataaagtctttttaaaaaataaaaataaaagatctaaacCTACTCAAGACTTATTTTCTCCACATACTTTATAACAACTAATGTCAACTAGCATCTGAAGTCTTAAGCATCTTGCAGATGGTAGTCCCTTTTTATGAAGCCTCTATGCATGTTTCCCAACTTTTAGACATACAAGAAGGGACAAAGAGTGAAGTCCTGGAATAATCTAAAATATGACAAAGCCAGTCAGGCTGTCAGGAATTTGGGAGGCCAATGGGTCTCATAAAAAGGCTAGTTATATCCTAGGTTTGACTCAAAGTGTACATTTTAAGACTTACATACTTATGACCACAAATATGtgtgtatggatgtgtgtgtgcttCCTTTTGTAGATTATATACATCAACCGGAAAATGGATGAAAAGCATCTTCAAGTAAAGAGACTAGAGATTATCACTTGGAGCCTTGATTTAacagatttaatttaaattctggaGCAATGATGATTCAGACAACTGATACTTAAGAAGAGAGCCTAGACTGCATTCCTAAATCTGGTTAAAGCCTATCagacctttttttccctttctcctttctctctctctctctctctctttctcccctctcactCACTCCCCCATCTCTggtaattttaagaaatagacTTTCCTCAAACCAATACCTTAAGTGAGacattttgagaataattttttttaaataacaatgttATGGTACCATGTTCCCAAATCTAattttccttcaattttcttcatatagataATGCTACACTGTATTTCTCTCTTGTGAACTTCCCAGGTTCCATGGAAAATAATGTTACTGAGTTTATCTTCATGGGTCTTTCCCAAAATGAGAAAGTGCAACAACTATgcttctttttgttcttattcttttatatgaTACTCATGACTGGAAATTTTCTCATTATAATGACTATTCAAAGGAGTTCAAATCTCAACTCTCCCATGTactttttccttagcttcctatCATTTGTGGACATCTGCTATTCCTCTGTTACAGCTCCCAAGCTGATTATTGATTCCTACGCCAAAGTCAAGAGCATCTCCTTTGTTGGTTGTATGGCCCAGCTCTTTTTCTGCCATCTATTTGGCTGCACAGAGATCTTCATTCTCACAGTGATGGCCTATGACAGGTATGTGGCTATCTGTAAGCCTCTACGCTATATGACCATCATGGACCGGAAGGTCTGCTCCATACTGGTGGCAACCTGTTGGTTAGGAGGGTTTGTGCATTCCTTTATCCAGACCATCCTCACTGTACAACTGCCTTTCTGTGGCCCTAACCTAATTGACCACTACTTCTGTGATGTCCACCCTTTACTGAAGCTGGCTTGCATAGACACAAAAGTTGTGGGACTCATTGTGATAGCAAACAGTGGTATGATTTCACTGAGCTGTTTTGTCATTCTTGTTGGCTCTTACATTGTCATCTTGCTTTCCTTTAAGACCCGTTCATCAGAAGGGAGGCGTAAGGCCCTGTCCACATGTGCTTCTCACATCATAGTGGTGATCTTGTTTTTTGTCCCCTGCCTCTTCATCTACCTAAGGCCTTCCACCACTTTTACTGAGGACAAGATGGTGGCTGTGTTTTATACCATCATCACACCCATGTTAAACCCTCTGATCTATACCCTGAGAAACATGGAAGTGAAAAATGCCATGAAGAGACTGTGGATGGAGAAGTTGGTGGTCAGAAATAAGAGAGGCTCTGGTGTAAACCTCAATGGGATTGATATAGCTTCAGTTGTACCAGTTTCCAAAAGGATTGCTGGGAACAAGTCAGTAATCATCCCTTAAGCCTTATCCCATGAGAAACATTACAATATAGCATAGCCTTGGATTTGAAGTGTAAAGACTTAGTTTGAAGGGCCTATTATACCAGTTACTAATAGTTTGGCTTTAGGCAAAGAGATAGTCTCATTGCCCTGAGTGGATTAAATGtttgggcaaaaggcatgaacagacatttctccaaagaagacatacaaacagctaacaaacagatgaaaaaatgctcagtatcactcaatatcaaggaaatataaatcaaaaccacaatgatataccacctcacactggtcagaatggctaaaattaacaactcaggaaacaacagatgttggtgaggatgtggagaaaggagaacccttttaaactgttggtagaaatacaaactggtgcagacactctggaaaacagtatggagcttcctcaaaaaagctaaaaatagagctactgtatgacccagcaactgcactattgggtatttatcaaaaggatacaaacatagtgattcaaaggggtgCATGCacccccaatatttatagcagcagtgtccacaatagccaaactgtagaaagagcccagatgcccatcaacagataaatggataaaaagaatgTGGTAAAGAAATGGAGTTAAGTgatttatctgataaagagttcaaaataatgcTTATAAATATGCTTACCAACATTAGGAGAACCATAAATGAACACAGtgaaaattcaacaaaaaagaaaatactaaagagaaATCATAgagctaaagaatacaaaaactaaactgaaaaattcaaGAGAGGTTCAATACCTAGACTACATcaagcaaaagaaaggataagtGAACTCAAAGACAGGAACACTGGAATTCATCTAAACaggagtaaaaacaaaaaagaatgaaaaagagagcaCGCAGCATAAAGGACTTATAGGAAATCATTAAGTAGACCAATATTCTCATTATGGGGATcccaaaggagaagagagaaagtaagagGCAGAATGCTTATccacagaaataatgaaaacttccctaacctgagGAAGTAaatagacatccagatccagaaaACTCAGACAGTTCCAAATAAGATGCATCCAAAGAGATCCACACTGAGACACTTTATAATTCAgttgtcaaaagttaaagacaaagaatctttaaagcagcaagagaaaaacaacacattACATATAAAAGATCCCCAAAGATGACCAACACAGTTTTTCACAGAAACCTAtacaagccagaagagagtggcataatacattcaaagtgctggaagaaaaaaaactgccaaccaagaatactcaaCCTGGCAAAGATGTCTTTCAGAATCGAAGGAGAGATAAAGTTTTTCAGACAAGCAAAAGCTGAAGGAATCATCACCACTagaccagccttacaagaaatgttaaagggagtTCTTCAAGCTAAACCAGAAGGACACTAATTAGgaacatgaaaacatatgaagGTATAAATCTCACTGGCAAAggtaaaatacaattaaattcagaatattccaGTGTTTTAATGGTAGTGACTAAATCACTTATAATtctagtatgaaggttaaaagacaaaagtagtaaaaataactatactATACTTTGTTAATGGACACACAAAGTAAAAAGATGTAAACTGtgatatcaaaaacataaaaatggggGAATAAAAATGTAGAGCTTTAGTATATATTTGAACTTAAGTTGGAATGAGCTTAAAATTgactattataattttttttaatttatttatgatagtcacagagagagagagagagaggcagagacataggcagagggagaagcaggctccatgcaccaggagcccgacatgggattcgatcccgggtctccaggatcacgccctgggccaaaggcaggcgctaaaccactgcgccacccagggatcccaaaattgaCTATTATAAACacaagatattttatgtaaacttcacagtaaccacaaagcaaaaacctataatgaatacacaaaagaaaaaaagaatggaatctaaGCACACCACTACAGAAAATCATCACAATAGGGAGCAagacaagaagaaaggaacaaaacaatTAAAGAGAGccaggaaacaattaacaaaatggcaatagttGTTAGtccatacctatcaataattaatctaaatgtaaatggactaagttATCCAATCAAAGAcatagagtggctgaatggattaaaaaacacaaCCCAACTTAAGCTGCTTACAAAATTACCCCTCAGTTTTAATAacacacacagactgaaagtgaagggatggaaaaaaatactctgcacaaatggaaaccaaaagaaagcaagggtagctatacttatataaataaaatagactttaagccaaagactataataaaagacaaagaaggccattatataatgataaaggaatcaACCCAACAAGAGTATATAACATTTGTTAATACCTATGCACCCAATATAGGAAGAtctaaatatacaaagcaaatattaaaagacctgaagggagaaatagacagcaataaaataatagtagggaacttcaGTACCTCACTTTTGTCCATGGATAGGTTATCCAGACATAAAATCAATTAGAAAACACTGGAGTTAAACTACATGTCAGACCATCATGACATAACACacatttacagaacattccatccaacagcaaaagaatacacattcttctcacaGGCACATGGAGTATTCCTCAAGGCAGATCATATGTGAGACCACagaacaagtcttaataaatttgagAAGACTGAAATCctatcaagcatcttttttttaccacaatggtatgaaactagaactcaattaTGGAAGAGAACTGAAATATatggagattaaataatatgctactgaataaccaatgggtcaaagaaattaaaagaaaaattttaaaaatatcttgagacaacaaaatagaaacacaacatatcaaaacgtatgggatgcagcaaaaacacttctaaaagtgaagttcatagtgataaatACCTACATTAGGAAAATAGAatgatctcaaataaacaaacctaaCATACCcagaaaactaggaaaagaagaacaaacaacaCTCAAAATTAGTAGATAGAAGGAagtaacaaagatcagagcagagggatccctgggtggtgcagcggtttggcgcctgcctttggcccagggcgcgatcctggagacccgggatcgagtcccacgtcgggctcccggtgcatggagcctgcttctccctctgcctgtgtctctgcctctctctctctctctctgtgtgtgactatcataaataaataaaaatttaaaaaaaaaaaaaaagatcagagcagaaacaaatgaaatagatacttaaaaaataataggaaagatcaatgaaactaaataGTTTTCTGAAAAAACAAATAGACAAGCTTTTAGCAAgacttaggaagaaaaaaaaaaagacaggattcAGTTGAAAAGTAGAAAGGACAAATGATACCACACAAAAGATTATAAGAGACTGCTATGAACAATTACagaccaacaaattggacaatctaaaTGTAACGGATAAGTTCCTACAAACATACAACCTTCCAAGActgatcaggaagaaataaaaaatctaaacaaattaaTTACTATTACAGAGATCGAATCAGTTagcaaaaacctcccaacaaagaaacaacctaagtacCCATCAATGGattgaatggataaggaagatgttgtatataaatacacaatggaatattattcagtcataagaaggaagggaatcctgccatttgcaacaacttagGTGGACCTTGAAGCATTTTATGCCAAATAAGTtaacaaatactgcatgatatcacttatatgtggaagctaaaaaaaagaaaaagaaaaaaagaaaagaagaagaattaagtcaaattcatggaaacagaGTAGcaaagtggttgccaggagctggtcTGGGGGAATTAGAGACGggttgagaaaaggaaataaacgTTCAGTTTTAAGATAACTAAAACATGATGACTgtagttgataacactgtattggATCATTGAGATTTGTTAAGAAAGTAGTATTTAAATCTTCTCACAcatacccctcccccccaactatGTGAGGTTGTGAGATTATGAATGAGTCAGTTAACTACATGGgggaatcctttcacaatatatacgtatacatatatcaaatcaccatAATGTGCtgtttaaatatcttacaattttatctgtcaattatacttcaataaagcttcaatttaaaaaaaaatttaaagaagtaaaaaaatgaatggtGCTATGGACTAAATTGTCCCCCTGAAATTCATGTTTGAAGCCCTAATCTTCATTGTGATGTGatatatttggaggtggggcctgtgGAAGGCAATTAGGATTAGAGGAGGTCACGAGGGTATGGTCCTTCTGGTGGGACtagtagctttctttttttttttttttttaagattttatttatttatttattcatgagagacacacagacagagaagaggcagagacacaggcagaggcagaagcaggctccatgcagaaagcctgacatgggactcgatcccggaactccaggatcaggccctgggctgaaggcagccctaaactgatgagccacccaggctgcccaagactaGCAGCTTtctaagaagaagaagagaaagagagctcgCACACAAATGTGTGCACTGTACCCCCAacctccctacacacacacaccctgcaccGTGTGAGGACACATAGCAGAAGGCAGctttgcaagccaggaagagagccctcatcAGGGAACCACATCCACTAACTAGCACCTTGATTTTATacttctggcctctggaactATGAAAACTAAACTCATGTTGGTTAAGCCACTCACTatggtatttgttacagcagctaaaGGTGACTCATACAAAGCTATGTATACTAATATTGAAAgagtttcaaaatatatcaagttaaaaaaaaacaggttaaaaaataCTGTGTGAGAACACACTAtagatgtaaaaataataatagcttgtTGTTCGAATCCATGTATTCTCAGTTGTTTTCATTAACTCTTCACAACTTAAGTATCGGCCTCTCCGCATTTAGCAGAAAAAGTTCTCTGCTGCTACAATCATCatcaagggaagaaaaagaaccaaTTAGTTCTCTGTTCTGTGCCATCAATGATCAGTCCCTGCTTTCCGTGGCCCACACCCAGCCCTTTGGCACGATGACAGCCTTTGGCAACTAATTATACTCCAAGGAGCTGAGGCAAAGAGTTAGGAAAAGTTTGCAAAGAAGCAAATTAATGTCAGCCCTCGGGGGTTCTTCAGAGCTGAGAATTCTTTAACCTCTTTGAGGTCCCGGGAGCGGTCGGTAAGTATTGGTAAGTAATTAAAGGCATGATTGGAGGCTGTGAGAACGCTGATGAGCCAGGGCTTGCAGTTCCAGACTCTTCCTGTAACCATACTGTGCACCCAGACAGGACTAAACACCTCCCAGTACCTCTGTTAGATCGACGAAACAAGACTTTAGGAAGCAAGTGGGTTGCCACGTCAATGCAGGAGGACTGAGCCCATTTCTTTCTcatctgctccttccccagagaTCTCGGGAAGGGCGGAGGATACCACCATTTATGGAATCCttgctaggtgccaggcactgtgctaagcactttctCCACTGGCTTGACCAATATAGCACAGAACGTCAGTGCTCACCGatagcctcagtttctcctctgcttcctgggTACACAGCCAAATGCTGTTTCCTGTCAGAGGAATGTGGGTGAAAGTGATATATGTCATTTCCAAACCTGGCCCATAGAAACCCCATACACTCTGTcctctactttctctttcttgtctgcCAGCTAGAAGGTGACACTCCGAATGACCTTAAGATGTTTGGGTTCAAGGGGATGGAACATGTACCAGCTTGGGTCCTTGAATAGTGCCAGCCACATTAGACTGTGACATGGCTCTTAAGCCACTGAGATCCAGGCCTCATTTATTACAACAGCAGTTAGTTTACCCATACAATCCGTATAGGATCTATATCACCATCTCGGTAACACAgattaaatcacattttttattgaCCCAACTAATGGCTCAAGGCTACACCTGCCTGATTAACAGAAGTCCACTATCTCCCATACAATGCTGAACGCCTTCTCCATCCCAAATTGTCCAAGAACTTCTGAGGAACTCTCAGCTCAAGGGACTCCTTTTGCCAAAGACCATGTGGgaagagaggaattaaaaatcTGACTAGGCTCTTTGGTCATTGCCATGTAATTGGTCCTGCGTAATCAGATGGGTGTGGGTCTACTGCCCAGGTCTAGACCTCTGCTATGCCATGGTTAGACTCCGTAGGTGAGCCCCAAGGTCATAGTTCTCTTTGTTCACGCTTACATGCTCAGCTATTGCTCCCCAAAACACAGTGGTCCAGTATGGTTGGATCCAGAGGGGCTTCCAGGCCCAGGGACATGCTCTACCAAATCAAGCCTCATGGTGCTGAATGAACCTGCAATCACCAACACCAGTCCCTCACAGAAGGCTCCCTCTTGGGGCTTTTAATGTTCATTTATGCTGATGGGTCATGGTCAATGTTACCACGAACCAGCAAAATAGGTGTCCTTACCTGCAAATCTTAGAGACCAAAAGTGGGGGATTTCAGCCCTTCCTGCCCAGAAAGCCCCTTGCTCTGGATGAAAATTGTGCATACCAAGAGGAGAGGCACTTTTTACTTTGCCTCAGGAAAAACATCACAATAATAGGTCGCCACACTTACTATATCCGCATTACTAAGCAGGGCACTTAACTTCTCAGAATAAAAACACCTGCTCCAAGGAAACTTCCTGCTCTGCCTAAATAGAGAAGCAGCTAGCAGTTAATCTTCAATTTTTGcacatatcatctcatttaaagCTATGAGTAAACGCTGTGATATTACGCAGCATTATGAGTAAGTGCTATTATTCTCACAAAGAACTGGAGGTCCAAAGAAGTGAAGGGGCTTGCCTGCAGGATCACAGCTAGCAGGTGGTCAGTGAGGCCACAGACCGGGtccatctgactccaaagcttaAAGCCATTTCTGAGAATCGGGAACCTGGGAATGGCTTAGCTGGACTGTGTGGCTCAAGGTCCCTCTGGGGGACTCCAGTCAGGCTGTACGCCAGGGCTGCGATCATCTGAAGGTTTGACTAGAGCTGGACAATCTGCTTCCAAGACCACCTGTCTGTCTTTTGGCAAGAGGTTCAGGTCCTGAGCACATTAGCCTGTCACCGGCTGCtcctgagagaaaaagagaagcattaGAGATGTTTCTGACCTAATCTAAGGAGGAACACACCACCACTTCAGCTGCATTTTCTTGGTCACACAGACTGCCCTGGTGCAATGCAGAAGAGGACCAGGGAGGGGTGGGCACTGGGGAGCAAGAATCACCAGGATCTTGGTTGGAGACCatgtgggatttttctttttcccttctttttcttatctaaattTCCTCAAGTTTTTTCCATGAACATACTGTATACTAAATTATAGGGATAAAAAGCTACCAAGTGCTAGCAAGGGCCCTTCAACCCTGTTGCTGATTTTAGGCATCCCCTCTCCGCCTTCGAGTTCCTTTCGCCAACCTGTTTCCCTCCCTCGCCCTCCCAAGGATAGTTTCCCCGGCCCGGTCCTCTGGCGCCATCTAGTGGCCATGTCCGAAACGGCCACCCCTGCCCATGTTTCTCAACTTTGGGGTCTGGAGGATTGACCTGCCTTCAAGAAAGTGACTTTTATGGGATGTAACTCGAAAAGCCTAAAATCTcatattttccttcagaaatcCCAGAGATCGTCCATTTCCAGCCCCAAAAGACAGCTGTGAAACCCCAAAAGGGATAGATGGGCTGTGAGAAATTTTGAGAGCAGGGACTaaccctgcctcccctcctcctacCTCCCAGATGCCACCTTGCCCTCCACCCTGGCCCACCAACTCTCAGCCAGGAGCAAGGAGGTGACTGTCCCCTGTTTCCTCCAGCTTTACCGCTCAGAACCTACTGTCCAAAAAccctaactttcttttttaatgaactgCGAGTGGCAGGAAGTACTCAAAAAAGAGCCTTGGGTTCACATTCATTTTAAAGAACCTTGTAAAActtgacaaatatattttaaagtatgttagagcttattttttttcattaaggaGAAAAAGATATTAGGTTTTAATTAGTTGAGTAGTCATTGAGAGACATCAGAAAATGTAgacgaaaaaagaaaaagaaaatgtagacaagtaaaaataaaaacaaaagccactCATAATCCCATTATTCTGGAGTTGCCTTTCTTCTATGcatttatctactttttaaaatattttatttatttattcatgagagacagagagagagagacagagagagagagagagagggaaaagcaggctccgtgcaggaagcctccatcccaggactccgggatcacgccatgagccaaaggcagatgctcaaccactgaactacccatttatctactttttaaacGTGATTATTCCCTACTTAGAGTTCTACAAATTGCTTTTCTCAAAGTTTACGTAAGAGCACAGGTGATTATCTGAGGTTTATTTCCAATGACACCTCAGTTTCTTGGCTATACCTGAGTAATCTTTATCAAACTAAGTGCTAGGAGCAGA
The Canis lupus familiaris isolate Mischka breed German Shepherd chromosome 18, alternate assembly UU_Cfam_GSD_1.0, whole genome shotgun sequence genome window above contains:
- the OR4S7 gene encoding olfactory receptor family 4 subfamily S member 7 (The RefSeq protein has 1 substitution compared to this genomic sequence) gives rise to the protein MENNVTEFIFMGLSQNEKVQQLCFFLFLFFYMILMTGNFLIIMTIQRSSNLNSPMYFFLSFLSFVDICYSSVTAPKLIIDSYAKVKSISFVGCMAQLFFCHLFGCTEIFILTVMAYDRYVAICKPLRYMTIMDRKVCSILVATCWLGGFVHSFIQTILTVQLPFCGPNLIDHYFCDVHPLLKLACIDTKVVGLIVIANSGMISLSCFVILVGSYIVILLSFKTRSSEGRRKALSTCASHIIVVILFFVPCLFIYLRPSTTFTEDKMVAVFYTIITPMLNPLIYTLRNMEVKNAMKRLWMEKLVVRNKRGSGVNLNGIDRASVVPVSKRIAGNKSVIIP